Proteins encoded within one genomic window of Haematobia irritans isolate KBUSLIRL chromosome 5, ASM5000362v1, whole genome shotgun sequence:
- the LOC142240182 gene encoding uncharacterized protein LOC142240182: protein MQKMEKYRKAKLENAMSSWNMYKRTRNMYKAKIINTRNRYINSKINGAKNQKQMWRKIKDLVLRNEKSAIDNVIFNQIEYKDNRVIANKFNEYFVNSIRMIRDEIDDVQYQNRIHMTSTKFQFRTINMNELLTICKQLKNKPDFNHVSTTIIFDNWDKIGKMILKTINDSLERGIFPEKWKETMVIPIEKVQRTKKYEEFRPINTLMTCEKILEKVVKEQLEKYIEKNGILSKYQPGFRKNYSCETSVNYVINRWKNKNKKDKTLAMFIDFKRAFETIDTQ from the coding sequence ATGCAGAAAATGGAGAAATATAGAAAAGCCAAGCTTGAAAATGCAATGTCCTCATGGAATATGTATAAAAGAACAAGAAATATGTATAAAGCGAAAATAATAAATACTAGAAATAGATATATAAACAGCAAAATAAATGGAGCGAAAAATCAAAAGCAAATGTGGAGGAAGATAAAAGATTTGGTACTAAGGAATGAGAAAAGTGCAATAGATAATGTGATATTTAACCAAATAGAATATAAGGACAACAGAGTGATAGCGAATAAATTCAACGAGTATTTTGTAAATAGTATTAGAATGATAAGAGATGAAATAGACGATGTGCAATACCAAAACAGAATACATATGACTAGTACGAAATTCCAATTCAGAACCATAAACATGAACGAGCTTTTGACAATTTGCAAACAACTTAAAAATAAGCCAGACTTTAACCACGTATCGACAACAATAATATTTGATAATTGGGATAAAATTGGAAAGATGATACTGAAGACGATAAATGACTCACTTGAAAGGGGAATTTTTCCAGAAAAATGGAAAGAGACTATGGTGATACCAATTGAAAAAGTTCAGAGAACAAAGAAATATGAAGAATTTCGACCAATAAATACATTAATGACGTGTGAAAAAATCCTAGAAAAAGTGGTTAAAGAGCAACTGGAGAAATATATTGAAAAGAATGGAATATTATCAAAATACCAGCCTGGcttcagaaaaaattattcatgTGAAACATCAGTAAATTATGTGATAAATAGATGgaaaaacaagaacaaaaaaGACAAAACATTAGCAATGTTCATAGATTTCAAGAGAGCATTTGAAACGATagatacccaataa